The following are encoded in a window of Alphaproteobacteria bacterium genomic DNA:
- a CDS encoding DNA-3-methyladenine glycosylase 2 family protein, with product MGITAEELERSLKALGAIEPAFAAALERVGLPAPRIGERGYVTLLRAIVGQQVSIKAAAAIWTRVEATTGGAGDPANMARTSEEDLRAAGLSRQKIAYAKSLAEEVLSGRLDFDKLPADDEEAIAHLTAVKGIGRWTAEIYLLFAEARPDVFPAGDLAVQIEIGNIMGLDAKPTEKAVRALAEAWSPHRGAAAVFAWHHRHQSDILAKG from the coding sequence ATGGGAATCACGGCGGAGGAACTGGAACGGTCGCTGAAGGCGCTCGGAGCGATCGAGCCGGCCTTCGCCGCGGCGCTCGAGCGGGTCGGCCTGCCGGCCCCGCGGATCGGCGAGCGCGGCTATGTGACCCTGCTTCGCGCGATCGTCGGCCAGCAGGTGTCGATCAAGGCGGCCGCCGCGATCTGGACCAGGGTCGAGGCGACGACCGGCGGCGCGGGCGACCCCGCCAACATGGCGCGGACCAGCGAAGAGGATTTGCGCGCCGCCGGCCTCTCGCGCCAGAAGATCGCCTACGCCAAGAGCCTCGCCGAAGAAGTGCTTTCCGGCCGGCTCGATTTCGACAAGCTCCCCGCCGACGACGAGGAAGCGATCGCCCATCTCACCGCGGTCAAGGGCATCGGCCGCTGGACCGCCGAAATCTACCTGCTGTTCGCCGAAGCGCGGCCCGACGTCTTCCCGGCAGGCGACCTCGCCGTCCAGATCGAGATCGGCAACATCATGGGCCTCGACGCCAAGCCCACGGAGAAAGCCGTGCGCGCCCTTGCCGAGGCGTGGAGCCCGCACCGCGGCGCCGCCGCGGTGTTCGCCTGGCACCACCGGCACCAGAGCGATATATTGGCGAAGGGCTGA